The Arachis ipaensis cultivar K30076 chromosome B07, Araip1.1, whole genome shotgun sequence genome includes a window with the following:
- the LOC107606101 gene encoding uncharacterized protein LOC107606101 isoform X3 (The sequence of the model RefSeq protein was modified relative to this genomic sequence to represent the inferred CDS: added 38 bases not found in genome assembly): protein MFWLLCTLLLPAMTSSGRCQRRKDMAASGAQQRGDSAEARPSPVDSPAELPGTSEDSAVYEIDYFSQARKALSERSPYEEEASTSGVVTLPSGLSSLLNRHGDNRRRHKKVRSGGEKKKKKSSRASEKARAFNIWDETEEYFRDLSLSDIDTLVELSSLSRLCSRQCFSIPVLGNSPRLDIVVNSSEDDKKDAIKLDLDSGEDDKKVEEDLGSEECTLGVESIDNAAAENDLPQDDGKNVSCVSLEWLLGCRSKVSLTSERPTKKRKLLSGDADLQKVQMTIPRDGDEPFCHYCGMGETGRDLNRLVVCASCKMAVHQKCYGVQDGVDESWLCSWCKLKRGVEGSVNPCVLCPNKGGALKPVDSTVEDVESVQFVHLFCCLWMPEVYVDDLKKMEPVMNVGSIKETRRKLVCNICKLKWGACVRCSHGTCKTSFHPLCAREARHRMEVCAKYGDDNVELRAFCLKHSDLQDNRGILPLGDSLSIGNTFFEANGLPVNSEHKLKIGCGSPNKLNHNGLQHNVGMVGRTIENGVASDSTSFALILKKLIDRGKVDAKDVAMEIGISPDSLIANINEAYMDPDVVDKIVNWLKAHVYTTAFHKGLKVKFKPPIPSKDESGAAEGSVALPTSDSGSLDPVAVKSVPPRRRTVSNIRILKDNKVICSSEGVTSENGMSKDKFRADQLDHENPGSSNGGSPDATVVDLTKPEDMLSKVQGNEDKPHKTNLSECVSEEMSKLYSQNASMFSDRYCPLYSAVKLLDCGSIKVEASSSYIHPSIEKLLQIHNGELMCTGISKPDEGNMEQLHSSGKMELLESSPEDEVEGELLFLQHRLLRNAVARKKFTDNLISNVAKRLPQEIDAAHQRRWDSVIVNRYLRDLREAKKLGRKERKHKEAQAVLAAATAAAAASSRVSSFRKDSLDESMQQENLLKLDALSGRNGAGSQPMPRAKETLSTVAVTRTSSEKYSDFSLPTSEYSKEQSKSCDICRRSETLFNPILVCSGCKVAVHLDCYRSVKETTGPWYCELCEDVTSKSCATSAINFWEKPYFVAECALCGGTTGAFRKSSDGQWIHAFCAEWVFESTFRRGQINPVEGMQSALKGVDKCCICHRKHGVCMKCCYGHCQTSFHPSCARSAGYYMIVRTTSGKPQHKAYCEKHSLEQKAKSEKHGIEELKSMKQIRVELERLRLLCERIVKREKLKRELVLCSHDILAFKRDHVARSVLVHSPFILPDGSSESATTSLRGNTEGYRSCSEAIQRSDDITVDSSVSDKHRLRAAVSMDTDPKLDDDCSTSQSRYNHKIPDRVQFSGKQIPRRAYAVARNVSDESGGLRSKSRKHADTFGKELVMTSDEASMKNLRLPKGYAYVPADCLSNDKQCKENV from the exons ATGTTCTGGCTATTGTGCACGTTGTTGTTGCCGGCGATGACCAGTTCTGGCCGATGTCAACGGAGGAAGGACATGGCGGCTTCTGGGGCTCAACAACGGGGAGATTCCGCCGAGGCGAGGCCGTCACCGGTGGATTCTCCGGCGGAATTGCCGGGAACCTCTGAGGATTCTGCCGTGTACGAAATTGACTACTTTTCTCAGGCAAGGAAGGCGCTGAGCGAACGTTCCCCTTATGAAGAAGAAGCGTCCACTTCTGGGGTGGTTACTCTGCCAAGTGGGTTATCTAGTTTGTTGAACCGCCATGGGGATAACCGTCGGCGGCACAAGAAGGTTCGGTCCGGGggcgagaagaagaagaagaaatcatcTAGGGCGAGCGAGAAGGCACGTGCTTTCAACATTTGGGACGAGACTGAGGAGTATTTTAGGGACTTATCATTGAGTGATATCGATACCTTAGTGGAGCTTTCTTCGCTGTCTAGGTTATGTTCTCGTCAGTGTTTCTCGATTCCGGTTTTGGGGAATTCTCCGAGACTCGATATAGTAGTTAATAGTAGTGAGGATGACAAGAAAGATGCAATAAAACTGGACTTAGATAGTGGCGAGGATGATAAAAAGGTTGAGGAAGACTTGGGAAGTGAGGAATGTACATTGGGAGTGGAGTCAATTGACAATGCCGCTGCCGAAAACGATTTGCCTCAGGATGATGGAAAAAATGTCTCGTGTGTTAGTTTAGAGTGGCTATTAGGTTGTAGGAGTAAGGTTTCTTTGACTTCTGAGCGCCCTACAAAGAAAAGGAAGCTTTTGAGTGGGGATGCTGATTTGCAGAAAGTTCAAATGACCATTCCTCGTGATGGGGATGAACCCTTTTGTCATTATTGTGGCATGGGGGAGACAGGCAGAGATTTGAACCGTTTGGTTGTTTGTGCCTCTTGTAAAATGGCAGTTCATCAGAAGTGCTATGGTGTGCAAGATGGCGTGGATGAGTCTTGGTTGTGCTCGTGGTGTAAGCTAAAGCGAGGTGTCGAGGGGTCGGTGAATCCTTGTGTGCTTTGCCCGAATAAAGGTGGTGCTTTGAAACCAGTTGATAGCACTGTGGAAGACGTTGAGTCTGTGCAGTTTGTGCACTTGTTTTGTTGTCTGTGGATGCCCGAGGTTTATGTAGATGATTTGAAGAAGATGGAGCCTGTTATGAACGTCGGGTCAATAAAGGAAACCCGGAGAAAATTAGTGTGTAATATTTGCAAACTGAAGTGGGGTGCATGTGTTCGTTGTAGCCATg GAACCTGCAAGACTTCTTTCCATCCGTTATGTGCAAGGGAAGCTCGACATAGGATGGAGGTGTGCGCAAAGTATGGAGATGATAAT GTTGAGTTGCGGGCTTTTTGCTTGAAACACTCAGATTTACAAGATAATAGGGGCATCTTGCCATTAGGAGACTCCCTTTCTATTGGCAATACTTTTTTTGAAGCTAATGGCCTTCCAGTAAATAGCGAACACAAGTTGAAAATTGGATGTGGTAGTCCCAATAAGTTGAACCACAATGGACT GCAACATAATGTTGGAATGGTAGGGAGGACGATTGAGAATGGTGTTGCATCTGACTCCACCAGTTTTGCACTTATTTTAAAGAAG TTGATAGACCGGGGAAAAGTTGATGCAAAGGATGTAGCAATGGAGATTGGCATTTCACCAGATTCATTAATTGCAAATATTAAT GAAGCTTATATGGACCCTGATGTGGTTGACAAAATCGTCAATTGGCTGAAAGCTCATGTATACACTACTGCATTTCACAAAGGTTTAAAAGTCAAATTCAAACCACCGATTCCTTCCAAGGATGAAAGTGGAGCTGCAGAAGGTTCTGTTGCTCTTCCAACATCTGATTCAGGTTCGTTGGATCCTGTTGCTGTTAAGTCAGTACCTCCAAGGAGGAGAACTGTCAGCAACATTAGGATTTTGAAGGATAATAAAGTGATATGTTCATCCGAGGGGGTTACTAGTGAGAATGGGATGTCAAAAGACAAGTTCAGAGCTGATCAGTTAGACCATGAAAATCCAGGAAGTTCTAATGGAGGGTCTCCAGATGCTACTGTGGTG GACTTAACCAAGCCTGAGGATATGTTATCGAAAGTTCAAG GGAATGAAGATAAACCACACAAAACCAACTTATCTGAATGTGTTTCAGAAGAAATGTCCAAGCTTTATTCGCAGAATGCTTCTATGTTTTCTGATCGCTACTGTCCTCTCTATTCTGCTGTGAAACTTCTTGATTGTGGTTCCAT AAAGGTGGAAGCCAGCTCTAGCTACATTCACCCATCCATTGAGAAGTTGCTACAGATTCATAATGGGGAATTAATGTGCACTGGTATTTCCAAGCCTGATGAAGGAAATATGGAGCAGTTGCATAGCTCTGGAAAAATGGAACTTTTGGAATCTTCTCCAGAAGATGAAGTGGAGGGGGAACTTCTATTTTTACAGCATAGATTATTGCGGAATGCAGTTGCAAGAAAGAAGTTTACTG ATAACTTAATCTCCAATGTGGCAAAGAGGTTGCCGCAGGAGATTGATGCAGCGCATCAGCGAAGGTGGGACTCTGTGATTGTTAATCGATATCTGCGTGATCTTAGGGAGGCAAAAAAGCTAGGTAGGAAAGAAAGAAAGCACAAGGAAGCCCAAGCTGTTCTGGCTGCTGCAACTGCTGCTGCTGCGGCATCTTCTCGGGTTTCTTCCTTCCGAAAAGACTCTCTAGATGAATCTATGCAACAAGAG AATTTGTTGAAGTTGGATGCTTTAAGTGGGAGGAATGGTGCTGGTTCTCAGCCAATGCCAAGAGCTAAAGAGACACTTTCAACAGTAGCTGTGACAAGAACGTCATCAGAGAAATATTCTGATTTCAGCTTGCCAACCTCAGAATATTCTAAGGAGCAATCTAAATCATGTGATATCTGCAGACGATCTGAGACTTTGTTTAATCCCATCCTTGTCTGCTCTGGTTGCAAG GTTGCAGTGCATTTGGACTGTTATCGTAGTGTGAAAGAAACTACTGGCCCATGGTACTGTGAATTATGTGAAGATGTAACATCTAAAAGCTGTGCAACATCTGCTATCAATTTCTGGGAGAAGCCTTATTTTGTTGCAGAATGTGCCCTTTGCGGTGGTACTACTGGAGCTTTTAGGAAATCTTCTGATGGTCAATGGATTCATGCCTTCTGTGCTGag TGGGTTTTCGAGTCAACATTCAGAAGAGGCCAAATAAATCCAGTTGAAGGAATG CAGTCTGCGCTGAAGGGAGTTGACAAATGTTGCATTTGCCACCGCAAGCATGGTGTTTGTATGAAG TGTTGCTATGGCCATTGTCAAACCTCATTCCATCCATCATGTGCTAGAAGTGCTGGTTATTACATGATTGTGAGGACTACTAGTGGCAAACCACAACACAAGGCTTACTGTGAAAAGCACAGTTTGGAGCAAAAGGCAAAG TCTGAAAAACATGGAATCGAAGAGCTTAAAAGTATGAAGCAAATCCGG GTTGAACTGGAGAGATTACGTCTCCTCTGTGAGAGGATTGTCAAACGTGAAAAATTAAAG CGTGAATTGGTTCTTTGCTCGCATGACATACTTGCCTTCAAAAGAGATCATGTTGCTAGGTCTGTGCTTGTTCATAGCCCTTTCATCCTTCCGGATGGTAGTTCAGAATCAGCTACAACATCCCTTAGAGGAAACACAGAGGGATACAGATCATGCAGTGAAGCAATCCAAAGATCTGATGACATAACTGTGGACAGTTCAGTTTCAGATAAGCACCGTCTGAGAGCTGCTGTATCCATGGACACTGATCCCAAATTGGATGATGACTGCTCAACCTCACAAAGCCGCTATAATCACAAGATCCCAGATAGGGTTCAATTTTCTGGCAAGCAGATTCCTCGAAGAGCTTATGCCGTGGCACGCAATGTTTCAGATGAGAGTGGCGGATTGAGATCCAAATCTAGAAAG CATGCCGACACATTTGGAAAAGAGCTCGTTATGACGTCTGACGAAGCGTCTATGAAGAATTT GTCTGTCAAATGATAAGCAGTGTAAGGAGAATGTTTAA